Below is a genomic region from Halostella litorea.
CCCGCGCCGACGAGGTGGGCGCTCCGCGCGCCGGCGGCGGCAAGCACCGCGTCGAGGTCGGCGGCGAGCGTTTCCACGTCGTACGGGCCGGCCGGCGCGTCCGAGCGCCCCGTCCCGCGGTGGTCGTACACGAGCGTCTCGAACGGGCCGGCGACGGCCGGCGCGGTCCACCCCCACTGCCACGCGCCGTAGCCGGCGTCGCCGACAAACGCGACGGTCTCGCCCTCCCCGTCCGCCTCGTAGTACAGCGTCGCGCCGTCGTTGTTCGCGGTCGGCATTCGTCCGGACCTGTGCGCTCCCGGCCCTTAATCCGCTCGTCCTCCGCCCGCGGGCCGGCCCCACGCTTCGGGGCGCAGGCGTCAGGCGACCGCGATCCCGGCCGTGAGCAGCGTCAGGACCGCACAGAGGGCGACGAGCGCGTAGATCAGCGGCCCGTACTCGTTCGGCCCGACCTCCTCCGGCGTCCTGTTCCACCGCGTCGCGGCGATCAGACAGAAGATCAGCCCGGCGAGAAGCTGCCACGCGGACCCGAGTTCCACCCGCAGCCCGTGGGCGAGCGCGTACTGGGCGGCGTTCAGGAGGCCGGCGTAGAGAAACAGGAGGTCGACCAGTCGTTTCGGCGTCACGGGTCCCATCTCGCCCGGAGCCGTGATAAATCGGTCGTCGGTGCCCGGCCCGCCCCGCGAACCCGCCCGGTTTTTGCCCCCGCGGCGACACCGGTCGGCCATGAACGCGATCAAGGATTCCGTCCACGGCCACGTCGACGTGGACGGCGTCGCGCGGGACCTGCTGGACACCGAGGCGTTCCAGCGCCTGCGGAACATCAAGCAGCTGTCGACGGTCCGGCTCGTCTACCCCTCCGCGAACCACACGCGCTTCGAGCACAGCCTCGGCGTCTACCACCTCGCCGGCCGGGCCTTGGATCGGCTTGGCGTCGACGGCGCGCGGGCGGAGGCGGTCCGGGCCGCCGCCCTGCTGCACGACGTGGGCCACGGCCCGTACGGCCACCAGACGGAGGCGGTCATCGAGCGACGGCTCGGCCGCCACCACGACGACGTCCACGACCTGCTCGGCTCGGGCGAACTCGCCGCCGTCCTCGAATCGCACGGCCTCGACACGGACGCGGTCGCCGACCTCGTCGCCGGCGAGGGCGAACTCGGCCAGCTCGTCTCGGGCGAACTGGACGTCGACCGCATGGACTACCTCGTCCGGGACGCCCACCACACCGGCGTCCCCTACGGCACCATCGACCACGGCCGGCTGCTCCGGTCGCTAGCGCTTGTCGACGGCGACCTCGCGCTCGCGGAGGGGAACGTCCCGACCGCCGAGAGCGTGCTGGTCGCGCGGGCGCTGATGAACGCGACGGTGTACCGCCACCACGTCTCCCGGATCGCCGGCGCGATGCTGGAGCGGGTCTGCGAGCGCCTGCTCGACGGGACGGACCTCGCCGCCGAGCGGTTCGCGCGGATGACCGACGACGAACTGCTCGCGGCGCTCCGGCGACACGACGGGACCGCGGACGCGGCGGCCCGCCTCGCCACGCGCGACCTCTACAAGCGCGCCGCGTGGGCCGAGATCGATGCGGTGCCGGACGACGTCGTCGGCGTCGACCACGGCCGCGTCCGGGAACTGGAGCGGGAGATAGCGGCCGCCGCCGACGCCCCCGAACGGGCGGTCCTCCTCGACAGCCCCGGCGAGCCGAGCATGCCCGAGTCCTCGACGCGGGTCGTCGTCAACGGCGACGTGCGCCGCCTCCACGAGCAGTCCGCGCTGGTCCAGGGGCTGCGCAGCGCCCAGCGCACCCAGTGGCGACTCGGCGTGTACGCGCCGGAAGAGCGGGCCGCCGAGGTCGGCGAGGCGGCGGTGCGGGTGCTCGGACTCGACGAGGACGGCGCGTCCATCGACCTCTCGAACGGCGCGCCGCGGTGAGATCCGGCCCTGCGAACCGCCCCGTTCCTACTCGTAGCCGCCGCGGGCGGCGACGCGGGCGTTCACGTCCTGTAAGAGCGCGGTGAACGCCTCCGCCCGCACCTGCTCGTCGTCGTCGGAGTCCCGCATCGCCGCGACCTCGTCGACGAGGTCGTCCATCGGCTCCGCGTCGGCGTTGGCGAGCACGGCCTCGCAGACCGGCCGCTCCATCTCCGGGACGAACGCGCCGACGGCCGCCCAGAGCGCGTCCTCCCGCTCGTCGGGGCCGTCGGCGCCCGCCAGCGCGCCCTCGACGTCGTCGGCCAGTCCGTCGACGAGCGCCGCGTACTCGTCGGGGCCCATCAGGCGTTTCGCACCTGCCGGAGCACGTCGGGCGCGTCCTCCAGCGCGTCGTCGAGCGCGTCGACGTCGGGGCCGCCGCCCTGCGCGAAGTCCGGCGGGCCGCCCCCGCCGCCGCCGACCTTCCCGGCGAGTTCGCCGACGACGTCGCCGGCGTTGACGCCCGCGCCGTCCGGCACCGCGACGACGAACGTCGCGCCGTCCGCGCCGCTCCCGATCACGGCGATCTTCCCCTCGTCGACGAGCGCGTTCGCCGTCGCGCGGAGTTCGTCCATGTCGGCGTCGAGGCGCTGGACGACGGCCGTCGCGTCGCCGACCTCGACCTCCTCGCCGCCGCCGGAGCCACCCGCGCGGGCCGCGGCGAGTTCCTCCTTCAGCTCCTCGATGCGCTTGCCCCGCTCCTTCCACTCGGAGAAGAACCGCTCGGCGGTGTCGGGCACCTCCTGGGGCGAGACGTCGAGCACGTCGGCGGCGCCGTACAGCGCGTCCTCGGTCGCCTGCGTGCCCTCGATGGCGGCCTCGCCCGCGGCGAAGGTGAGCCGCTCGACGCCGTCCTGGACGCGCTCGGTCGAGAGCACCTTGATCGCGCCGATGTCGCCGGTGCGGTTCACGTGCGTCCCGCCGCAGGCCTGGACGTCCTCCGCGACGTGGATGAGGCGGATGTTCGTCCCCGGCGGGATGCCGCCCTGGTAGAGGTCGAAGCCGTGTTCGGCCTCGGCCTCGTTGCGGTGGGGCCACTCCTGGGTGACCGACGTGTTCTCCATCACGATGCCGTTGGCGACCCGCTCTATCTCCTTTATCTCCTCGCGGGAGATGCGGTCGTAGTGGCTGACGTCGATCCGGGAGGAGTCGACGCCCTTCTGCGCGCCGGCCTGCCGGACGTGGTCGCCAAGCACCCGGCGGGCGGCGTGGATGACGACGTGTGTCGCAGTGTGGTGGCGCATCAGCTGTCGCCGCCGCCCGGCGTCTATCTGCCCGCGGACGAACTCGCCCTTGCCGGGGTCGTCGTCGGTCCGGTGGAGGACGACGCCGTCCTCGATCTGGACGTCGGTCACCTCGACGGTCGCCTCGTCGGAGGCGAGCGTCCCGGCGTCGGCCGGCTGGCCGCCGCCCTCGGGGTAGAACATCGTCTGGTCGAGCACCACGTCGTAGCCGTCCTCGCGGTCGAACACGTCGAGCACGACCGCCTCGAACTCCGTTCCCTGCTGGTCGTCGTAGTACAGCTTCTCCGTCTCGGGCAGGTCCTCGAAGCGCTCGTCGGCCTCGGCCTGCTCGACCGCGCCGCCGCCGGTGTCGTGGCGCTCGGCGACGAGCCCGTAGAAGTCGTCGGGCGTCTCCACGTCCGCGCCCTTCTCGGCGGCTATCTCCTCGACCATGTCGGGCTGGATGCCGTGGGAGTCGTACAGCTCGATCAGCTCGTCGGTCGGGATCGGCTCGTCGCGCTCGCTGTACTCCTCGGCGAGGCTCTCGACGCGGCGCGAGCCGCGCTCCAGCGTCTCGCGGTACTTCTCGACCTCCGTGCGGACGATGTCGCGGACCGTGTCGCGGTTCTCGTAGCCCAGGCGCTCGGCCTGCATGTCGACCAGTTCGTCCAGCGGCGCGTCGACGCCGACGGTGTCACAGAGCCGCTTCGTGCGGCGCAGCACCATCCGCGCGAGGTAGCCCGTCCCGACGTTCGAGGGAACGATCTCGTCGCCGAGCATGTACGCCAGCGTCCGGCAGTGGTCGGCGATGGCGTAGATGTCCTCCAGGGGCTCCATCAGCGCCTCCAGATCGGCCGTCTCGACGTCGAGCTGTTCCGCGATGTTGTCGCGGGCCGCGTCCATGTCCTCGGCCTCGTCGATGTCCATGTGGCCGGCGAGCTTCGACGCGCGGTGGACCAGTTCCGCCTCCTCCTCGGAGAGGTCGATCCCGGCGTTGTCCTTGAGGAACTCGATCATGTCCGGGTACACCGCCTCGTAGACGGTCGGCGTCCCCTGGCTCACCCACGTCCAGCGCTCCAGCCCGTAGCCGGTGTCGACGACGTAGGTGTCCATGTACGAGTAGCGGTTCCCGTCCTTCATCTCGTACTCGCCGTCGGGGTCCTGCTCCATGCACATGAAGACGAGGGTGGCAAGCTCCGCGCCGCGGTAGATGACCTCGATCGCCGGCCCGGCGTTGCCGCCGCCGACCCACGGGTCCTCGATGTAGGTGATCTCCTCGGGGTCGGCCCCCATCGACGTGAAGAAGTCGTCGCAGTACTCGACGGTCTGGTCCTTCCAGTACACCTCGCCGTGGTAGGCGTACTCGTCCTCGTCGACCTCCTCGCGCGTGTTGAACGCGTGGTGGGCCATCATCTCGAACGCCATCGTGTGCCGGCCCGTCTTCCCGACGTTGTCGATGTCCTGCATCCGGATGCAGGGCTGGGAGATGGTCAGCGGGTTCGCCGGCGGCGGCGTCTGCCCGCTGGTGACAAGCGGCTGGAAGTCGTAGATCGACGCCTGCGTGAGCAACACGTCGTCGCGCCAGCGGTTCGCCGCCACGGGGTAGGGGTCGATCCGCTCGTGCCCGTGCTCCTCGAAGAAGGAGAGGAACGCCTCGCGCATCTCCGTCAGGCTGTACTCCTCGTCGAACCCCGCGTTGTCGATAAACCCGTAGTCCTCGCAGGGGGGTTCCCCGCAGGTCGTGCGGTCCTCGTCGCGCGTCCAGAAGTGCGCGCCACACTCCGTACACTCCCGGCGGACGAAGTCGTTCGTCTCGAAATACTCGAGACGGTACTCCGCTTCGAGTTCGCTCATGATACGGCAACGTGGCCGCGCAGTCCGTATAACAGTTCCGCAACCGCGGAACTGGCCGCGGGGGCGGCCCCGCTCCCGCCATCGAGGGGAACCGATTTGCCGCCGCGGCCCGTCCGCTCACGCATGCGAACCCGCTCCGCCGACGCCCCGCAACCGCTCGGCAGGGACGACCTGCCCGGCCTCCTCGCGAGCGTCGTCCTCGTCAACGCGGTGGGGGCCGCGCCGGCGCTGCTCGGCGGCCCCGGGAGCGACTGGTTCCGGGCGCTGGAGAAGCCGTGGTTCTACCCGCCCGGGGCGGCGTTCGGGGTCGTCTGGACCCTCCTGTTCACGCTGCTCGGGGTGGCCCTGTATCTGGTCTGGCGGCGCGGGACCGACGACCCCGCCGTGCGGGTCGCGCTCGGCCTCTTCGCGCTCCAGTTCGCGTGCAACGTCGTCTGGACGCCCGCCTTCTTCGTCCTCCGGGACCTCGGGCTGGCGCTCGCGGTGATCGTCGTCCTGTTCGTCCTCGCGGCCGCGACGGCCCGCGCGTTCGCCCGGGTCGACCGCCGGGCCGGGGCGCTGCTCGTCCCGTATCTCGGCTGGATCGCCTTCGCCGGGGCGCTCAACTACGCGCTGCTGGCGATGAACGGCTGATCGACCGGAACGCGGCCGATCAACCAGAACGGTTATACAGGCCGGTCGTGAGTAATATTAACAACAAGTCCGAACACAGATGACCGAGCCGCCGACCGTGCTGTTCGCACTCGCAGACGGAGACCGCCGCGCGGAGGTAGCGGCGGCCACGGCGGACCGCGACGACGTACGGGCTGAGGTCGTCGCGCCCGAGGACATCCCCGAGGCGGTCGACGCCGACTGCCTCGTCGTCGACGCCGACTGCACCGACGACTGCCGCCACCGGAACCGCTCGGTCCCGGTCGTCGTCTGGAGCGTGCGGCCCCCGTCGGCGGTCCCGACGACCGAGGTCGCCGGCTACGTCCGCGCGGGCCGCGACGGCCGGTCCCTCGGCCCCGTAATCGACGAGGTCACGTGGGTGCGCCGGCGGGAGACGTCGCGGACGAAGATCGAACAGCTCCACGCCAGCGCGGCGGACATCGTCGGCGCCCGGACCGAGGCGGAACTGTTCCAGCGCGCCGTCGAGGCCGCCGAACGCGTCCTCGAGTTCGACATCTGCGGCATCGACGTCGTCGAGGACGGCTGGTTCGTCCCGCAGTCCGTCTCGGATGGGATGTCCGAGTCGGGCTACGAGCGCATCCCGGCCGACGAGGGGATCGCCGGGCGCACCTACGAGCGCGGGGAGTCGATCCTGATAGACGACCTCCGGGAGGACCCCGACGCGGCGGCCGCCGCCGAGACGTACCGCTCGATCCTCTCGGTGCCGATCGGCGACGACGCGCTGTTCCAGGCGGCCGCCCGCGAGGTCGGCGCGTTCGACGCCCGGGACCGCGAACTGGCGGAGATGCTCCTCGCACACGTCGAGGAGACGCTGTCGCGCATCCGGGCGGAGGCGGCCCGCCGCGACCACGAGGCCGAACTGGTCGCCGAGCGCGACCGCTTTGCCGCCCTGTTCGAGAACGTCCCCGACGCCGTCGTCGGCTACGAGTTCGAGGGCGACACGCCGGTCGTCCGCGACGTGAACTCACAGTTCGAGGATACGTTCGGCTACGACGCGGCCGAGGTCGTCGGCGAGGTCATCGACGAGTACATCGTCCCGCCCGAGCGCGAGCGGGAGGCCGAGAACCTCAACCAGGCGCTGCTGGCCGGCGAGCGCCTGCGGACGACCACCCGCCGCCAGACCGCCGACGGGGTGCGCGACTTCCTGCTCCACGTTGTCCCGCTGCGGATCGGCGAGCGGAGCGTGCAGGGGTACTCCATCTACACGGACATCACCGAGCAGAAGCGCCACGAGCGCGAGCTAGAGCGGAAAAACGAGCGGCTGGACGAGTTCACGAGCATCGTCAGCCACGACCTCCGGAACCCGCTCAACGTCGCCGACGGCTACCTCGAACTCGCCCGGGAAACCGGCGACCCCGAGCACTTCGACCGGGTCGAGGGGGCACACGAGCGGATGAGCCGGATGATCGACGAACTGCTCTCGCTGGCCCGGCAGGGCGAGATCGTCGGCGACACCCGGCCCGTCGAACTCCGGACCGCGGCGACCGAGGCCTGGAACGACGTCGAGGCCGACGACTGCGGGCTGGTGGTCGACACCGACCGCGTCGTCGACGCCGACCCCGACCGCCTGCGCGACCTGCTGGCGAACCTCTTCCGGAACTCGGCGGAGCACGGGGCCGCCGCCGCGGACGACGCCTCCCCGGTCGCCGACGCGGTCAACGGCTCCGCCGCCGATTCCCCGGACGTGTTCGACCCCGACGCGACCGCCGAACCGGCGGCCGCCGGCGCGTTCACCCGGGGGCCGGGCGACGACCGCATTACCGTCCGCGTCGGCGGGACGGAAAGCGGGTTCTACGTCGCCGACGACGGCCCGGGGATCCCCCCCGAGGAGCGCGAGTCGGTGTTCGAGTCCGGGTACACGACGCGGAAGAACGGGACCGGCTACGGGCTCGCGATCGTCGAACAGGTCGCGGAGGCCCACGGCTGGACGGTCGCCCTGACGGAGTCTGCGGAGGGCGGGGCGCGGTTCGAGTTCGAGACGTAGCCGGACGGCTCAGCCTTCGAGCGCCAGCGACGCCAGCAGCGCCTCAAGCTGGACGCGCTCGTTCGCGCCCTCGGTGATCCGGTAGTCGGCCTCGCCGACGCGGTCCATCACGCGGACGGCGGCCTCGTCGTCCAGGTCGAACTCCCAGACCGAGCGGTGGAGCTGGTCGATGACGTCGCCGCCGGCGATCCCCTTCTCGGTCAGCAGTTCGTCCAGCGTCGAGCGCGCGGCGACGAAGTCGCCGTCCAGCGCCTTCGTCACCATCTCCTTGACCTCCTCCGGGCGGGCGGTGCTGGTGATGGTGAACACGGCGTCCTCGTCGACCGTCTCGCCCATCACGGCGGCGGCCTGGAGCGCGTTGATCGCCTTGCGCATGTCGCCGTCGGCGGCGTAGGCGATGGCGTCGACGCCGTCCTGGGTCACCTCGATCCCCTCGGCGTCGGCGATGCGGCGGACCTCCGACTCGACCGCCTCGTCCGACAGCGGCGAGAACCGGAAGACGGCACACCGGGACTGGATCGGGTCGATGATCTGGCTGGAGTAGTTACACGAGAGGATGAAGCGCGTGTTGCCCGAGAACTGCTCCATCGTCCGGCGGAGCGCGGACTGGGCGTCGCTGGTCAGCGAGTCCGCCTCGTCGAGGAAGATGATCCGGTAGTCGTAGTCGCCGAAACTCGCCCGCGCGAAGTCCTTGATGCGGCCCCGAACCACGTCGATGCCGCGCTCGTCGGAGGCGTTCAGTTCGAGGAAGTTCTCCTGCCAGTCGTCGCCGTAGACGGCCCGGGCGATGGCGATCGCGGAGGTGGTCTTCCCGATGCCGGCCTCGCCGGAGAACATCAGGTTCGGCAGGTCGTCGCGCTCGATGTAGCTCTGCAGCCGGTCGGTGATCTCCTCCTGGCCGACGACCTCGTCCAGCGTTGTCGGGCGGTACTTCTCGATCCAGATCTCCGATCGCCCCCCCGCGGGGTCGCTCTCGGCGTCCGCCGTGCTCATACGACGGGCAAGGCCCCTGACGGGCATAAAGCCCCCGAGACCGCTGTCCCGACCCGCGAGTCAGGTTGCGCCAGTTACACTTTTGGTCGCCGCCGTCGTCGTTCGACCATGTCCACGGACCGCCGCTCGCACCTGCTCGCACTGACGCTCGCCGTCCTCGCCGTCGTCGCCATGGTGCCGGGCGTCGCCGCCGCCCAGGAGAACCGCACGGGCGACACCGTCGTCGTCGAGGCCGGCGAGACGATAGACGACGACCTCTCGGCGAGCGCCGGCAACGTGATCATCAGGGGGACCGTCACCGGGGACCTCCGGGCGTTCGCGGGCAACGTGATCGTCGCCGGCGAGGTGCAGGGCGACGTGGAGGCGTTCTCGGGGAACGTCCGGATCACCGGCGACGTCGGCGGCGACGTGACGGCCGTCGGCGGCAACGTCTTCGTCGGCGAGAGCGGCTCCGTCGGCGGCACGCTGGAGGCGGCCGCCGGCACCGTCACGATCGCCGGCTCCGTCGGCGACGCGCGCCTGGCGGCCGGGACGATCACCGTCGCCTCGACGGGCACGGTCGAGGGCGACCTGCGCTACGACGGCAACCTCACCGTCGCCGACGGGGCGACGGTCGCCGGCGAGACGATCCGGGACGGGTCGCTCGACGTGGGGCCGCAGTTCCCCGAACTGCCGTGGCTCGGGACGCTGTTCGGGTTCCTGATGAACCTCCTGCTCGGCGCGCTGCTGTTGCTCGCGCTCCCGACGTTCTCCGCCCGGGTCGGCGAGTACGGCGTCGACAACACGCTCCGAGCGGGGGGAATCGGGCTGCTCGCCGTGGTCGCCGCGCCGATCGTGTTCGTCCTCTTCCTGATCACGATCATCGGCATCCCGATCGCCTTCGCCTGGCTGTTCGCCTTCCTCCTGCTGGCGTGGATCGGGAGCGTGTACGGGGCCTTCGTCGTCGGCGTCGCCCTCCTCGCGCTCACCGACATGAGCAGCCGCTGGCTGGCGCTCGTGGTCGGTCTGGTCGTCGTCGCGCTCGTCACGCAGGTACCGCTGCTCGGCGGGCTGTTCGGCCTGCTCGTGTTCCTGATCGGCCTCGGCGCGCTGCTGGGCGTGCTGACCGGCGGCTACCGCCGGCGGCGGCGCGACCGCCGGACCGGGGACACAACGCCGGAACCGGACGCCGACGGCGGGAGCGGGACCGCGTAAGCGGGAGCCGCCCTGCCGGTCGCGTCGTCAGCGACAGTCGAGGTCGGTGGCCGGTGGCAGCGACCGGCCGTCGGACACCTGCGCCAGGCGTTCGACGCCGGGGGTGCCGGAGCCGGCCGTCACCTCGCCGATCCACGCCGGGTTGGTCGCCAGCCGGTCGCCTTCCCGGAACGTCACGTCGCCGAGGGCGGTGGTGAACGTGCCGCCTTCGAGGGCGTCGCTGACGGCCTCCCGATCCGTGCTGCCGGCCGCCCGGATCCCGTTCGCGACGAACCGGACCGAGTCGAACCCCAGGCGGGCCTGGGTGTCGGGGCGGCCGCCGTACCGCGTGCGGTACGCGTCGACGAACGCCCGGTTGTCGCCGGTGGCGAGCGACGGGAGGTAGCGGACGCCGCCGTACGTCCCGACGGCGCTGTCTCCGGCACCGTTGCGCACCGCCCGGGACGCGCCGTTGGGGCTGACGACCGCCGTCTCCTCGGTCAGGCCGAGGTCGGCGGCCTGGTTGAGGAAGTTGACGAGGGTCGGCTGGGACAGCCCCAGCACGACGGCCTCGGCGTCGGACGAGCGGATCCGGTCGATGACGGACCGGAAGTCGGAGTCGGCCGGCCCCGACCGCGTCTGTCCGACCTCGGTGAAGCCGTCGGCCGCGCTCGCCATCGCCTCGCTGGTCCACTCGTACACCCGCCGGCCGTAGGCGAAGTCGCCGTAGTGGAACCAGACGTCCGACCCCAGTTCGGTCGCGACGTGTCGCCCCATCGACGCAGCCAGCTGCGCGGCGGTGGTCTCACACCAGAAGGTCCACTCGTTGCACGCGGAGCCGAAAAGCTGGGGGCCCCGTCCCGACGAGAGGTAGACGACCGCGTTCTCGACCGCCCGCTCGGCGAGCACCCCCGCCACCGGGACGGTCAGCCCGCCGGTGACGAACCGGGCGTCCTCCTCCGCGACGACGCGTCCCATCTCCGCCGCCGCCGTGTCGGGGACGGCCTCCGTGTTGCCCCCGACCAGTTCCAGCTCGAAGTCGTAGGCGTCCCGCTGGTTGACCCACTCGACGGCGAGATCCGCGCCCCGCCGCTGTCGCTGCCCGAGTTCGGCGATCCCGCCGCTCGTCGGGGCCAGGTGCGCCACCGTGACGGCCTCGCCGTCGGCGGGGGACTCCTCCGTCGTCTCGCTCTCGCGTTCGGTGCTCGTCTCCCCGTCGGTGCCGGTGGCGGCCCGGTCCGTGGTGGCGGCCGTATCGGTGTCGCCGGCCGTGCTCGCGTCGGTGTCGAACGCCGAGCCGTCGTCGTCGGACGACGAACAGCCGGCGACGCCGACGGCGCTGGCCGACCCGATCAGCGCGAGGTACTCCCGTCGGGAGCGGGTCTGCTTCGTCATAGCTGACCACATACTTCCCGGACGCGTATCGTTTGCGGTCCCGGCGGCCGGGACGACACGCTTACGGCCCGCCGACGGCAACCGCTCGTCATGAACGTCACCGTCGAGGTCGCCGGCGAGGGGACGCGGGAGGTGTCCGTCGAGGACCCGACGTACGCCGACCTGCTCGCCGCGGTCGACCTCTCGCCCCACGAGGCGACGGCGATGGTCGACGGCCGGCCGGTGCCGGAGGACCAGCCGGTCGAGGCCGAGCGCGTCACCGTGGTCAGGCTGATAAAGGGCGGATGAGCGGCGGGAGCGACGCGGGGCCGCCGGACGGCGTCGCCGTCCGCGAGGCCCGCCCCGACGAGCGCGTCGCCGTCAGGCGCGTGATCGATGCCGCGATGCTCGAACCCGGCGACGTGGCGGGCGCGATCGACCGCGGGGACGCGCTCGTCGCCGTCGCGGACGGCCGGGTCGTCGGCGCGCTCGTCCTCGAACCGCGGACGGAGGGCGCACACGTCGCCGCGGTCGCCGTGACGCGCTCCCGCCGCGGGCAGGGGATCGGGACCGCGCTGGTCGAGGTGGCCGGCGAGCGCGCCGCCCGGCTCACCGCCGCGTTCGACCCGTCCGTGCGGCCGTTCTACGAGTCGCTCGGCTTCGCCGTCGAGCCGGCCGGTGACGGACGGTTGCGTGGCGTTCGATAGCGGACGCCGCCGCGCCGCTCAGACCAGCGGCTCGACCAGTTCGCGCCCCTCGGCGAGCAGCGCCTCGACGCGCTCCTCGCTGTCGGCCTCCGCGTACACGCGGAGCTTCGGCTCCGTGCCGCTCGGGCGGACGAGCGTCCACGAGCCGTCCGAAAGCAGGAGTTTGAACCCGTCGACGGTGACGACGTCCTCGACGGCCGCGCCGGCGACCGCGTCGGGGATGACCTCCTCCAGGTCCGCGATGACGCGCTCCTTCTCGGCGTCCGGGCAGTCGACGCTGACCTTCCCCTGGTGGATCTCGCCGTGCTCGTCGA
It encodes:
- the samp2 gene encoding ubiquitin-like small modifier protein SAMP2 — its product is MNVTVEVAGEGTREVSVEDPTYADLLAAVDLSPHEATAMVDGRPVPEDQPVEAERVTVVRLIKGG
- a CDS encoding GNAT family N-acetyltransferase, encoding MSGGSDAGPPDGVAVREARPDERVAVRRVIDAAMLEPGDVAGAIDRGDALVAVADGRVVGALVLEPRTEGAHVAAVAVTRSRRGQGIGTALVEVAGERAARLTAAFDPSVRPFYESLGFAVEPAGDGRLRGVR